One genomic region from Haloarcula taiwanensis encodes:
- a CDS encoding histidine kinase, with amino-acid sequence MSKWNPLDSEDGPPDREHTDGGVTEGRDGNESETEPPSAEALQKDAETENDPERAELEARCEQLAAELEQERADRQALETTVDRLTSVAKANANGDLTAKPGQPPAEAAEPLYDAYEELLREWTDTVDRMASFSEQVTAATEQVDTRLGSVKSASRDVSGAVGEISAGSDEQRDEIQSISDEMRNLSATIEEIASAANEVADTSSEASARGESALESASSAMTTLDRLTDNAEATVDKVEQLNDLLSDIEEIVGFITDVADQTNMLALNANIEAARAGESGDGFAVVAEEVKSLATETKEATDEIAASIQEVHEQADATVSEMYDTRKSVEDTRSSVASALDELDSVVSMVEEVDSSVQEIDDATDTQADSTQEVVSMVDDVEDISARTAEEAAVAADAAADQTTELAEVSTRVSTLTERAESLEASLESFELATGSAAATTDGTVVEFWHAMGGEKALLLEDLVREFESQTDGISLALRSKGSYRGTLDATLNAAENGDPPAIAQIFEIGTTRARDSGHFIPVEELLPSAHIDALLDPVTNYYRFDGTLHSLPFNASNPVMAYNRDAFRQAGLDPSSPPETLADVRSAAETLVDRGGVDTGITFANYSWFVEQWFAEADQLLVDENNGRSGSPTESYLDGEFAHDLFEWWQTLEADGLYHDPGIEARGAARTHFAEENAAMLIGSTSSLNSIERSADFDVGTSQLPVLDDRTGVLVGGASLWVGDAVSGAVHDAVGEFLTWLTEPAQQRRWHQETGYFPVHEETIPRLRADNWFDRNPHYRTAFDQLMETRDTTATRGAQIGPFDTVRTIIEDAVDSMDGPDSVPSALDRLDTQVTKQLERYNSGR; translated from the coding sequence ATGAGTAAATGGAACCCACTTGATTCAGAAGACGGCCCGCCTGACAGGGAGCACACCGACGGCGGCGTCACAGAGGGGCGGGATGGAAACGAGTCTGAGACTGAACCGCCGTCAGCAGAAGCCCTCCAGAAGGACGCAGAGACCGAAAACGACCCTGAACGGGCGGAACTGGAAGCACGATGTGAGCAACTGGCGGCGGAACTCGAACAGGAGCGGGCAGACCGCCAGGCGCTCGAAACCACTGTCGACCGTCTCACGTCTGTTGCCAAGGCGAACGCTAACGGCGACCTGACCGCAAAACCCGGACAGCCACCAGCTGAGGCGGCTGAGCCGCTGTACGACGCATACGAGGAACTGCTCCGGGAATGGACTGACACTGTCGATCGGATGGCGTCGTTCAGCGAACAGGTGACCGCCGCAACGGAACAGGTCGACACCCGTCTCGGATCGGTCAAGTCCGCCAGCCGGGATGTGAGCGGTGCTGTCGGCGAGATTTCGGCTGGTTCGGACGAGCAGCGCGACGAGATACAGTCGATTTCCGACGAGATGCGGAACCTCTCGGCGACGATTGAGGAGATAGCGAGCGCCGCAAACGAGGTTGCGGACACGTCAAGCGAAGCCAGCGCTCGGGGCGAATCCGCACTAGAGTCGGCGTCCTCGGCGATGACGACGCTCGACCGATTGACTGACAACGCCGAAGCGACCGTCGACAAGGTCGAACAACTGAACGACCTGCTGTCTGACATCGAGGAGATTGTGGGCTTCATCACGGACGTCGCGGACCAGACCAATATGTTGGCGCTGAACGCCAACATCGAGGCTGCCCGAGCAGGGGAATCCGGCGACGGGTTCGCCGTCGTGGCTGAGGAGGTCAAATCGCTCGCAACAGAGACGAAGGAAGCGACTGACGAGATTGCAGCGTCTATCCAGGAGGTTCACGAACAGGCTGACGCGACGGTTTCGGAGATGTACGATACCCGGAAGAGTGTCGAAGACACCCGCTCGTCAGTCGCCAGTGCGCTTGATGAACTGGATTCCGTCGTCTCGATGGTCGAGGAGGTCGATTCGAGCGTCCAGGAGATTGACGATGCGACGGATACGCAGGCCGACTCCACACAAGAAGTCGTGTCGATGGTCGACGATGTCGAGGATATCAGCGCCCGGACAGCCGAAGAGGCAGCTGTCGCCGCCGACGCCGCAGCGGACCAGACAACGGAACTTGCAGAGGTCTCGACGCGAGTTTCCACGCTTACCGAGCGGGCTGAATCGCTTGAAGCGTCGCTGGAGTCCTTCGAACTGGCGACCGGTTCGGCGGCGGCGACCACGGACGGAACTGTCGTCGAATTCTGGCACGCGATGGGCGGCGAGAAGGCGTTACTGCTGGAAGACCTCGTCCGCGAGTTCGAATCACAGACCGACGGGATCAGTCTCGCGCTGCGGTCGAAAGGGAGCTATCGCGGGACTCTCGATGCGACGCTGAACGCCGCTGAAAACGGTGACCCACCGGCGATCGCACAGATATTCGAGATTGGCACCACGCGTGCGCGCGATAGTGGTCATTTCATCCCGGTCGAAGAACTGCTCCCGAGCGCTCACATCGACGCGCTGCTCGATCCAGTGACGAACTACTACCGTTTCGACGGGACGCTCCACTCGCTGCCGTTCAATGCGTCGAACCCGGTGATGGCGTACAACCGGGACGCGTTCAGACAGGCTGGGCTCGATCCCAGTTCGCCGCCGGAAACCCTCGCTGACGTTCGGAGCGCAGCTGAGACGCTCGTCGACCGGGGTGGCGTGGACACTGGTATCACGTTCGCGAACTACTCGTGGTTCGTCGAACAGTGGTTTGCCGAAGCTGACCAGCTCCTCGTAGACGAGAACAACGGACGGTCCGGGTCGCCGACAGAGAGCTATCTTGACGGGGAGTTCGCCCACGACTTATTCGAATGGTGGCAGACCCTCGAAGCGGACGGACTGTACCACGACCCCGGAATCGAAGCCAGAGGGGCGGCTCGGACCCACTTTGCCGAGGAGAACGCCGCGATGCTCATCGGCTCGACGTCGTCGCTGAACAGTATCGAACGTAGCGCCGACTTCGATGTCGGAACCAGCCAGCTCCCAGTGCTCGACGACCGGACCGGTGTACTCGTCGGCGGCGCATCCCTCTGGGTCGGCGATGCAGTTTCCGGGGCCGTACACGACGCTGTCGGGGAGTTCCTCACCTGGCTTACCGAACCAGCCCAGCAGCGACGGTGGCACCAGGAAACCGGGTACTTCCCGGTCCACGAGGAGACGATTCCACGGCTCCGGGCCGACAACTGGTTTGACCGGAACCCCCACTACAGAACGGCGTTCGACCAGCTCATGGAGACGCGCGATACCACTGCAACGCGGGGCGCGCAGATCGGACCGTTCGATACGGTTCGAACAATCATCGAAGATGCCGTCGACAGTATGGATGGGCCTGATTCGGTTCCGTCTGCACTTGACCGCCTCGACACACAGGTCACAAAGCAGCTTGAGCGGTACAATTCCGGACGGTAG